A DNA window from Desertibacillus haloalkaliphilus contains the following coding sequences:
- a CDS encoding helix-turn-helix domain-containing protein yields the protein MSHSNHAENLLVMLHEITDLNVVLFQDSGVEVFREESVHFPEEVMKLYNADLNALFKLLLEKDSGVYEFDSTWQYKLLGKTIEVDGLRYVLIVGPFLIETIDVFQHSLERGLSHDQHLQLQFIAEQLPIISPMKMNAYGKLMSLEPTVFDENFKIHAIDTGEKKKNQDTPNQIVKMKETDIELIELRYKIEDQLLEQVKKGNSAEAERLVIESYNYFNFEERMPKQPIRLLKNLSIIFHTLVRREARNAKVPAILVHRTSEKFAREIEELKRVSEFEELRRRMIKTYADLSKSEALSGYSGTVRKVIEHLQVHFDRPLNKDELAEKCYVHPSHLSRKFKQETGMTVKEYQQKIRIERAIEILDNEKLSVEEVAWFIGYEDPSYFTRVFKNKTGLTPSDYRLRRTKTK from the coding sequence ATGTCTCACTCTAACCATGCTGAAAACTTATTAGTCATGCTTCACGAAATAACAGATTTAAATGTTGTTCTGTTTCAAGACTCAGGTGTTGAAGTGTTCAGAGAAGAATCTGTTCATTTTCCTGAAGAAGTCATGAAACTATATAATGCTGATTTGAACGCTTTGTTCAAGTTGCTGCTTGAAAAGGACTCAGGTGTTTATGAATTTGATAGTACTTGGCAGTATAAGTTGCTCGGGAAAACGATCGAGGTTGACGGCTTACGGTATGTACTGATTGTTGGTCCATTTTTGATTGAAACGATTGATGTCTTTCAACACTCATTAGAACGAGGACTTAGTCATGACCAGCACCTCCAACTCCAATTTATTGCTGAGCAACTACCAATTATATCACCGATGAAAATGAACGCTTATGGAAAATTGATGTCTTTAGAACCTACCGTTTTTGATGAAAACTTCAAGATCCATGCCATCGATACAGGCGAGAAAAAGAAGAATCAAGACACACCTAATCAGATCGTGAAGATGAAAGAGACAGATATCGAGCTGATTGAGCTTCGCTATAAGATTGAGGATCAGTTGTTGGAGCAGGTCAAAAAAGGAAACAGTGCTGAGGCCGAACGACTAGTGATAGAATCATACAACTATTTTAATTTTGAGGAAAGAATGCCTAAACAGCCGATCCGTCTCTTGAAAAACCTATCGATTATCTTTCATACGCTTGTACGGAGAGAAGCTAGAAATGCAAAAGTTCCAGCCATCCTGGTTCATCGTACGTCAGAAAAATTTGCACGAGAAATTGAAGAATTAAAAAGAGTTTCTGAATTTGAAGAACTAAGAAGAAGAATGATCAAAACATACGCTGATTTATCAAAATCAGAAGCGTTGAGTGGCTATTCAGGAACCGTCCGAAAAGTGATCGAACATTTACAAGTTCATTTTGACCGGCCATTAAATAAAGATGAGTTAGCAGAAAAGTGTTATGTTCATCCTAGCCATTTGTCGAGGAAATTCAAGCAAGAAACAGGAATGACCGTGAAAGAATATCAACAGAAAATTCGCATTGAACGAGCGATTGAAATCCTTGATAATGAAAAGTTATCGGTTGAAGAAGTGGCCTGGTTTATCGGCTATGAAGACCCCTCCTACTTCACACGAGTCTTTAAGAATAAAACAGGCCTAACCCCATCTGACTACAGACTAAGACGCACCAAAACAAAGTGA
- a CDS encoding sulfite exporter TauE/SafE family protein, with protein sequence MGIEWLIVFLILFVGSFVQGVSGFGFGLLAMGFLPLLFTVKESTLLVVSLALVLSVSIALQLFKHIVWRSLVVILSAALVGRIGAFFILDQYGDQDILKVFLGIFLICVVIYLFRSKPPNPDRKVNNTWLPIILGLGGGLIGGIYAVGGPFFVFYYLLLFHDNKYAYSANLQISFLFTNFITATLHGVNGDFSLEFLGYFAIGLVSVIVGSRLGVHFFAKIPQQNIKKISAIVVAIAAINLVVSSLL encoded by the coding sequence ATGGGGATAGAATGGTTAATCGTATTTTTGATCCTGTTTGTGGGAAGTTTCGTTCAAGGAGTGAGTGGCTTTGGTTTCGGACTGTTAGCGATGGGCTTTTTACCATTATTGTTTACAGTCAAAGAAAGTACGCTGCTCGTTGTGTCATTAGCACTTGTTCTCTCAGTCAGCATCGCATTGCAATTATTTAAGCATATTGTATGGCGGTCATTAGTTGTGATTTTGTCCGCTGCGCTCGTTGGTCGTATCGGCGCATTCTTCATTTTAGATCAGTATGGGGACCAAGACATTTTAAAAGTGTTTCTTGGTATCTTTTTAATTTGTGTGGTCATTTATTTATTTCGCAGTAAACCACCGAACCCTGATAGGAAGGTAAATAATACGTGGCTTCCGATTATTCTAGGACTAGGTGGGGGTCTTATCGGTGGCATTTATGCGGTAGGCGGGCCGTTTTTTGTGTTTTATTACTTATTGCTTTTTCATGATAATAAGTATGCATACAGTGCGAATCTACAAATCTCATTTTTGTTTACGAACTTCATTACAGCAACGCTACATGGCGTCAATGGTGACTTTTCGCTTGAGTTTTTAGGTTATTTTGCCATTGGGCTTGTGAGTGTTATTGTAGGTTCGCGTCTAGGTGTTCATTTCTTCGCAAAGATTCCTCAACAAAATATCAAAAAAATATCAGCCATTGTCGTTGCAATAGCAGCGATTAACCTGGTGGTATCATCATTGTTGTGA